In one window of Arctopsyche grandis isolate Sample6627 chromosome 6, ASM5162203v2, whole genome shotgun sequence DNA:
- the Atg12 gene encoding autophagy-related 12 isoform X2, whose translation MSEDNPADESLPADVSLGVGLMSLDSNQDTPRSDSNGGTVVKTDKLKIDILLKATGNAPIMKKKKWAVDAEKPIGWIMEFVKKYLKLDANEKLSVWRLSIVCTASISKRCHIRKEFFVLFYNPSIELNKSP comes from the exons ATGAGTGAAGATAATCCAGCCGATGAGAGTTTACCTGCAGACGTATCGCTTGGCGTCGGTCTCATGTCCTTGGATTCCAACCAGGACACACCTAGATCTGATTCCAACGGTGGAACCGTAGTCAAGACTGATAAACTTAAAA TTGATATACTGCTGAAGGCGACTGGAAATGCCCCAAtaatgaagaagaaaaaatGGGCCGTTGACGCCGAGAAACCCATCGGATGGATAATGGAATTCGTCAAGAAATATTTGAAACTAGACGCTAACGAAAAATTG tctgtctggcgcttgtcgatcgtttgcaccgcatcaaTTTCAAAACGTTGTCACATTAGAAAAgagttttttgttttattttacaatccgAGCATTGAATTAAACAAAAGTCCTTAA
- the LOC143913062 gene encoding uncharacterized protein LOC143913062, with product MQQSSTIYCRLCLFPTSAVSSVSIHDSTEPLAQYILMCCQLQVTKDDSLPDIICSSCLYKLRSLINFKNVCIQNDNIKRLNKAEHSILKMEEVILDDLNWEDERHACLLSLICDESNNSRQSSTINAGNLKPQTSKVFSTGDEDDTEENSLPCDSSVIQPWEGMDEESIERLIQEVGARPAIYDRADKNYLNIALKKQLWNEIFIAVIPGWKKLSSCTKFEAGREIQKKWANLRSCFCREIRSQKTKTKKRKYVYYKQLQFLIPSITSKKYKEFDTSIQDKVKISEADQNRKWVDRKISYVNALANISQLLNANDIKEIRKNSEANRNIDLEMEKKNNEGIMPNDLESPYENDGGEKMKNSGVKRNTEQENENVNNEEARSNMSQSLNANDIGENTRNSETDQNLQQGNKKLNYVEVPSNISQSINTNDRKEKNKNSEDNRNIKEVKSNDGALPNTSQTLNTNFIREKTKNSGVDQNLKQENEKAIYKPSMLNVSKSLIPNDIREKMENSEACQNPRQGNKKVNYGIRELSATNRNRKRAIERINDEETSPNILHSQNLNDEDMLFAISLVPSLKRLDYITKLDAKIEILRLLKNYPPPSEPQSRTQQQPHASMFTSTPTYSLSPNSNDSVQSGDSNSSYDLH from the exons ATGCAACAGAGCAGTACGATATATTGCAGACTTTGTTTATTTCCCACATCAGCTGTATCGTCTGTCTCCATCCATGACAGTACTGAACCATTGGCACAATACATTCTGATGTGCTGTCAACTACAG GTTACGAAAGATGATAGCCTGCCAGATATAATATGTTCTTCTTGTCTATATAAATTGCGATCGTTAATCAACTTTAAAAACGTCTGTATTCAAAACGATAATATAAAAAGACTGAACAAGGCTGAACATTCCATTCTCAAAATGGAAGAAGTTATACTAGATGATTTAAATTGGGAAGATGAGCGTCATGCTTGTTTGTTGTCCTTAATTTGTGATGAGAGTAATAATAGCCGACAATCGAGCACGATAAATGCTGGCAACCTGAAACCACAAACTTCAAAAGTGTTTTCAACAGGCGATGAAGATGATACTGAAGAAAATTCcttg CCCTGTGACTCTTCGGTGATACAACCATGGGAGGGGATGGATGAAGAATCGATCGAACGGCTCATCCAAGAAGTAGGAGCACGCCCAGCTATTTATGACAGAGCAGACAAGAATTATTTAAACATTGCTCTTAAAAAACAATTatggaatgaaatttttatcgcaGTAATACCAGGATGGAAGAAGTTATCATCCTGTACTAAATTTGAAGCtg gtcgagaaatacaaaaaaaatgggcGAACTTGAGATCATGTTTTTGTAGAGAGATACGGTcgcaaaaaacaaaaacaaaaaagagaAAATACGTGTATTACAAGCAATTACAATTTTTGATTCCAAGTATTACgtccaaaaaatataaagaatttgACACAAGTATACaagataaagtgaaaatatcCGAGGCTGACCAAAATCGAAAATGGGTAGACAGGAAGATAAGCTATGTAAATGCTCTGGCCAACATCTCACAGTTATTAAATGCAAACGATATAAAAGAAATAAGGAAAAACTCCGAGGCTAATAGAAATATTGATctagaaatggaaaaaaaaaataatgaaggaATTATGCCCAACGACTTAGAGTCACCATATGAAAATGATGGgggagaaaaaatgaaaaactctgGGGTTAAACGAAATACAGAACAGGAAAACGAAAATGTAAATAATGAAGAAGCCCGTTCTAACATGTCGCAGTCACTAAACGCAAATGATATAGGAGAAAATACGAGAAATTCTGAGACTGACCAAAATCTCCAACAgggaaataaaaaattaaattatgtagaaGTTCCTTCCAATATTTCCCAATCAATAAACACAAATgacagaaaagaaaaaaataaaaactctgAGGATAATCGAAATATAAAAGAGGTAAAGTCAAATGATGGAGCTCTGCCCAATACCTCACAAACACTGAACACAAATTTTATAAGAGAAAAAACGAAAAACTCTGGGGTTGACCAAAATCTAAAACAGGAAAATGAAAAAGCAATTTATAAACCATCTATGCTTAACGTCTCTAAGTCACTTATCCCAAATGACATAAGAGAAAAAATGGAAAACTCTGAGGCTTGCCAAAATCCTAGACAAGGAAACAAGAAAGTAAATTATGGTATTAGAGAGCTATCGGCGACCAACCGAAATCGAAAACGGGCAATCGAAAGAATAAATGATGAAGAAACGTCGCCCAACATTCTACATTCACAAAATTTAAATGATGAAGATATGCTCTTCGCCATATCCCTAGTCCCGTCGCTCAAACGACTCGATTATATCACAAAATTGGACGCCAAGATTGAAATTTTGAGACTATTGAAAAACTATCCTCCTCCTTCGGAACCACAATCACGAACCCAACAACAACCGCACGCTTCAATGTTCACATCTACTCCGACTTATTCACTTTCACCAAATTCTAATGACTCAGTGCAATCAGGCGATTCAAATTCTTCATACGATTTGCATTAA
- the LOC143913392 gene encoding baculoviral IAP repeat-containing protein 5-like has translation MTNEAVPNEMVFEECRYETYKNWPFDKSDSCNAEKMAEAGFYFVGSPDDPDLVECFLCNKRLNGWEKFDDPWKEHKSHAEYCMFAQIGKAQDDMLISDLCAVLNQFRLNKLEKQFLFSMDNFKNEFKMLKLVSGKGK, from the exons ATGACTAACGAAGCTGTTCCTAATGAAATGGTGTTCGAAGAATGCCGCTATGAAACCTACAAAAATTGGCCGTTCGACAAGTCTGATTCGTGTAACGCCGAAAAAATGGCCGAAGCCGGGTTTTATTTTGTCGGTTCTCCAGACGACCCCGATTTAGTAGAATGCTTCCTTTGCAACAAGCGCTTGAACGGGTGGGAAAAATTCGACGATCCGTGGAAAGAGCACAAAAGTCATGCCGAATACTGCATGTTTGCTCAAATTGGAAAAGCCCAAGACGATATGCTG ATCTCCGATCTATGTGCTGTGTTGAATCAATTCCGGTTAAACAAATTGGAAAAGCAATTTCTTTTCAGCATGGATAATTTTAAAAACGAATTCAAAATGTTGAAATTAGTCTCTGGTAAAGGGAAATAG
- the Ack-like gene encoding activated Cdc42 kinase-like, translating to MENGIGLFEFLNEAELQQYYDSFKSDLKIQKTSQLKYVTDEDLNQLGMSRPEQRRLKKFYAKYYSQNYLSKIKRLLGPTKRDDLSTSSLSSEDKSPDAKTNSTSDTLNKVANKHIIPAENITVNKELGTGEFGVVQQGVWTNGAHGIQVAIKCLYREQMHTNAMEFLKEAAIMHGIEHKSIVRLYGVVLHPDSLMLVTELAPLRSLLECLKEVALRTSFPVLTLCDFALQICEGMAYLENKRLIHRDLAARNILVFTKNKVKVSDFGLSRALGAGKDYYQTNFNVNLKLPIAWCAPECISYLKFTSSSDVWAFAVTLWEMFSYGFQPWAAFSGHQILVAIDTPNCQRLEPPECCPKEYYALMMKCWNHEPTKRPKFSELVSILPDCKPEQVQAAASSNFDASNKKSDQLHYRIGDVITVLDKSTSVTQWKGSLNNGSTGLFNPLNTVSYLGASLPSAGTKTSYSPSNELIGSGLRSSLIRNDKERSTITRRKLRSDMISAPQGEVKHTGHIGLDGAYFGDVSFLEYNKLPRQVVTPYKPSEDLEQTPLINPNSPSHLTGNNSILLRETIKPNTINVTDIPTADVEDIREYGNIDDRNNGHNFTFETFPLQKRIFKWGKKKDGRNADEPFLSNSKASSQSLDVCKSNEVVDDESDVQLHNYQEISDDEDQRASDFGQSLLDEMEMMFRSYGESKSTSNNQDFINTNHRNELTELNSKLAHSSLTSKKKQTVKPISAHDSRTLDSAIALANKITVKSMTDLEQEEPPRTPTSPAERSKFSFRFPLGGHSSGSHSRNGTIKESDVKMEKRNFSQEAQSVPDIQTSLTEESKLAYKSLIEQPCQLETTLMKIKNKHIEAMQNSHSHFEMETFGKHHHCSDKLISIDTPDTASPIRNTVKNVNPLPLPPKDPSKHTDVGKRHTRKHPLILHAPAPSHDVFTFEVNTSKIVTPNVEDKISERNIFAANQYENVTNNFPTTSLNPFDTPSLNFEAQIETDFNSADCCDGLTNNFDFEGCSKSNVDNSLDVPFGGKHNLMKTGNREGFALSLNDNVELDFIDESPNSSLRPFIAFEAKPSPFTQDTKPLQYPELCLFPTTKDDLKVGDPLETNNLMKNSPDRVSVEDLLEFADQKPCGRQRGTDSDEVRIMCKVLNQQVSPEACLSALDFASWNVHRAIKLAKLKLMGLDSPTLYECSVALDGCEWDVARAAAMLADSVDIAQV from the coding sequence ATGGAGAATGGCATAGGCCTGTTTGAGTTCTTAAACGAGGCCGAACTCCAGCAGTACTACGACTCTTTCAAGAGCGACCTCAAGATACAGAAGACGTCCCAACTCAAGTATGTCACTGACGAGGATCTCAATCAACTGGGTATGTCCCGGCCTGAACAGAGACGTCTCAAGAAGTTCTACGCCAAGTATTACAGTCAAAACTATCTGTCGAAAATCAAACGCCTACTCGGACCAACCAAACGAGACGATCTATCGACGTCTTCGCTCTCTTCCGAGGATAAATCACCCGATGCCAAAACCAACTCGACATCCGACACCTTGAACAAGGTTGCTAATAAACACATCATACCAGCTGAAAATATAACTGTCAATAAAGAATTAGGCACGGGTGAGTTCGGCGTAGTGCAACAAGGCGTGTGGACCAACGGCGCTCACGGAATTCAAGTTGCAATCAAATGCCTCTACCGGGAGCAGATGCACACCAACGCCATGGAATTTTTAAAAGAAGCTGCCATCATGCATGGAATCGAACATAAAAGCATCGTTAGATTGTACGGCGTTGTACTCCATCCGGATTCGTTGATGCTCGTCACTGAACTGGCACCTCTGCGTTCACTCCTCGAATGCTTGAAAGAAGTCGCTCTAAGAACGAGCTTCCCCGTATTGACTTTATGCGACTTTGCTTTGCAAATATGCGAAGGGATGGCctatttggaaaataaacggTTGATACACCGAGATTTGGCTGCACGCAATATCTTAGTATTCACTAAGAATAAAGTTAAAGTCTCTGATTTTGGTTTGTCGAGGGCTCTCGGTGCCGGAAAGGATTACTATCAGACTAATTTCAATGTTAATCTCAAACTGCCGATCGCTTGGTGCGCCCCAGAGTGTATAAGCTATTTAAAATTCACGTCTAGTAGTGATGTGTGGGCTTTCGCCGTCACTCTATGGGAAATGTTCTCGTATGGTTTTCAACCGTGGGCTGCTTTTTCCGGCCATCAGATTCTTGTGGCTATTGATACGCCGAATTGTCAACGCTTGGAACCGCCCGAGTGCTGTCCGAAGGAGTATTACGCGCTGATGATGAAGTGTTGGAATCATGAGCCGACCAAGAGGCCGAAGTTCTCCGAGCTTGTTTCGATATTGCCCGATTGTAAACCGGAACAGGTTCAAGCCGCCGCTTCGAGCAACTTTGACGCGTCGAATAAAAAATCAGACCAGTTGCATTATAGAATCGGCGATGTTATCACCGTGCTCGATAAGAGCACATCGGTGACTCAATGGAAGGGCTCGTTGAACAATGGCTCGACTGGATTGTTCAATCCGTTGAACACTGTATCATATCTAGGAGCTAGTCTCCCATCGGCCGGTACTAAAACTTCATACTCACCATCTAATGAATTGATCGGGTCGGGTTTGCGTAGTTCTTTGATTCGAAACGATAAGGAACGTTCAACGATCACTCGCCGGAAGCTCCGTAGCGATATGATATCAGCGCCGCAAGGCGAAGTCAAACACACCGGACATATCGGTTTGGACGGCGCTTACTTTGGCGACGTTTCATTCTTGGAATACAATAAGTTGCCCAGACAAGTTGTAACGCCGTATAAGCCGTCGGAGGATTTGGAACAGACTCCACTGATCAATCCGAACTCGCCGTCTCACCTCACCGGTAATAATTCGATTCTATTACGAGAGACAATCAAACCGAATACCATAAATGTCACCGATATACCGACGGCCGATGTAGAAGACATTAGAGAGTATGGTAATATCGACGATCGTAATAACGGCCATAATTTCACGTTTGAAACGTTCCCGTTGCAAAAGCGGATATTCAAATGGGGCAAAAAGAAGGATGGTAGAAACGCCGATGAACCGTTTTTGTCTAATTCAAAAGCGTCTAGTCAGAGCTTGGACGTTTGCAAGTCTAATGAGGTGGTCGATGACGAGTCCGATGTCCAGTTGCATAATTACCAAGAGATATCCGATGACGAGGATCAAAGGGCGTCCGATTTCGGTCAGTCGCTTCTGGACGAAATGGAAATGATGTTTAGAAGCTATGGCGAGTCTAAATCCACTTCTAACAATCAAGATTTCATCAACACTAATCACCGCAACGAACTTACGGAGCTGAATTCGAAGCTGGCGCACTCTTCGTTGACGTCTAAAAAGAAGCAAACAGTCAAACCTATATCGGCTCATGATTCACGCACGCTAGACTCGGCTATAGCCCTCGCCAACAAGATCACTGTGAAGTCGATGACTGATTTGGAGCAGGAAGAACCGCCCCGTACTCCAACATCGCCTGCTGAACGCTCTAAATTCTCATTTCGTTTCCCGCTCGGTGGACACTCGAGCGGCAGCCACTCTAGAAACGGCACTATAAAAGAATCCGACGTCAAAATGGAAAAGCGAAACTTCAGCCAAGAGGCTCAAAGCGTACCGGATATTCAAACAAGCCTCACCGAAGAGAGCAAACTCGCGTATAAAAGTCTCATTGAGCAACCGTGCCAATTGGAAACGACTTTGATGAAGATCAAAAACAAGCATATAGAAGCGATGCAAAACAGCCACTCGCATTTCGAGATGGAAACCTTCGGAAAGCATCATCACTGCAGCGACAAGTTGATATCTATAGACACACCAGATACGGCCTCGCCTATTAGGAACACCGTCAAGAATGTGAACCCGTTGCCTTTGCCGCCGAAAGATCCTTCGAAGCATACAGACGTTGGTAAAAGACACACACGTAAACATCCGCTGATTCTGCATGCTCCGGCTCCGTCGCACGATGTGTTCACTTTCGAAGTAAACACGTCTAAGATTGTGACACCAAACGTTGAGGATAAAATCTCCGAACGTAACATCTTCGCTGCGAATCAGTATGAGAATGTAACAAACAACTTTCCTACGACTAGTCTCAATCCGTTCGATACTCCGTCTCTCAACTTCGAAGCTCAAATCGAGACCGACTTTAACTCGGCTGATTGTTGCGACGGCTTGACAAACAATTTCGACTTTGAAGGTTGTTCCAAATCTAACGTGGACAATTCCCTGGACGTTCCGTTCGGCGGCAAACACAATCTGATGAAGACCGGGAACAGGGAAGGGTTTGCGTTGTCGTTAAATGACAACGTCGAGTTGGATTTCATCGACGAGAGTCCGAACTCTTCGCTGCGACCGTTTATAGCATTCGAAGCCAAGCCGTCACCGTTCACTCAAGATACGAAGCCGTTGCAATATCCGGAACTTTGCTTGTTTCCCACGACGAAGGATGATCTGAAAGTGGGCGATCCGCTGGAGACGAATAATCTCATGAAGAATTCTCCCGATCGAGTGTCGGTTGAAGATTTACTCGAGTTCGCCGATCAGAAGCCGTGCGGCCGGCAGCGAGGCACCGATTCAGACGAGGTCCGGATCATGTGTAAGGTGCTGAATCAACAGGTCTCGCCTGAGGCGTGTCTGTCGGCTTTGGACTTCGCCTCTTGGAACGTTCACCGCGCCATCAAACTAGCCAAGCTGAAGCTTATGGGGCTCGATAGTCCCACGCTGTACGAGTGCTCCGTGGCGTTGGACGGATGCGAGTGGGACGTGGCCAGAGCTGCTGCTATGCTCGCTGATTCCGTCGACATTGCACAAGTCTAA
- the LOC143912900 gene encoding cilia- and flagella-associated protein 52 has translation MDEIKQLEIYAMIGFNGSTYSSLKYHPDGTHIVYPMGDKICIQNWITKKMDFLTGHSNPISALDVSPGGQYVGSGQSNKIGFKSVVILWDFETKNILAKHEYHMVRVESLVFSCDDSFMISIGGEDCGKICVWDIPSKTALCTMTAAKIITGDARTLASMKRRPNCFVTGGENNLRVWSVNKATKGVAVNDVSMGKLKRYIVCVALNKNDDYGYCGTTSGDIIKIKFDLSSESNDIRASMSGCLAKCGIWRKNCPRPETVFYSAGVACIAILDDETLIVAAGDGTVEHLEEMKWTKPLPKSKVYTPVTPHFKSIRMKRLNGSVTSLQIMKNDDRKKDNTFLVGMKSCEIYLVNLKTFQVTLVVTCHTSTVHDIAFPHGISEVFATAGVGDIRVWCLKTCQELLRIQVANFACSSVLFTHNGKAIVSGWDDGCIRAFTPLTGQLMYCILNTHNKGTTALAITSDGRTLISGGYEGQVRVWHIEADKQSLKAVLKEHKCPVSAIQVNNINTEAVSAGADGSCIIWDIIKLCRRQIMFSNTLFRGVCYEPTGCQIITVGTDRRVAYWQTSSGVLLRELEASNNGAVNALHINSSGESFVTGGNDQILKLWKYHEGIYTHIGIGHSGVISTASFSYDGKYIVSASRSGDIFVWRCPSEHSCVISVPNSAKSKRESPRIPLKFSPHKEENISTINTARSSVIANCPCTCKEKSLDKSKPGNFAAISVC, from the exons ATGGATGAAATTAAACAACTGGAAATATACGCCATGATCGGCTTCAATG GCTCGACATACAGCAGTTTAAAATATCATCCGGACGGTACACACATTGTATACCCGATGGGtgataaaatatgcatacaaaatTGGATCACGAAGAAGATGGACTTCTTGACAGGTCACTCGAATCCAATATCGGCATTGGACGTGTCTCCAGGGGGGCAGTACGTCGGATCAGGCCAGAGTAACAAAATCGGATTCAAGTCCGTTGTGATACTGTGGGATTTTGAGACGAAGAACATTTTGGCCAAGCATGAATACCACATG GTTCGAGTGGAGAGTCTAGTGTTTTCATGCGATGACTCGTTCATGATATCGATTGGTGGGGAAGATTGCGGAAAGATTTGCGTGTGGGATATCCCATCCAAAACTGCATTATGCACAATGACCGCTGCTAAGATCATCACCGGAGACGCTCGGACTCTGGCCTCTATGAAGCGGAGACCCAATTGTTTCGTGACAGGGGGAGAAA ATAATCTTCGTGTTTGGAGTGTGAATAAGGCTACAAAGGGCGTCGCCGTGAACGATGTGTCCATGGGAAAGTTGAAGAGATATATCGTTTGTGTGGCCCTGAACAAAAACGACGATTATGGCTACTGTGGAACgac GTCAGgcgatataataaaaataaagtttgatCTCTCGAGTGAATCGAACGATATCAGAGCTTCGATGTCCGGTTGTCTGGCAAAGTGTGGCATTTGGAGAAAAAATTGTCCACGACCCGAGACTGTATTCTACAGCGCCG GCGTTGCTTGCATTGCTATATTGGATGATGAAACGTTAATCGTCGCAGCCGGCGATGGTACTGTCGAGCATCTCGAAGAGATGAAGTGGACTAAACCGCTGCCGAAGAGCAAAGTGTACACGCCAGTGACTCCACATTTTAAATCT attaggaTGAAAAGGCTCAACGGATCGGTGACGTCTCTGCAAATCATGAAAAACGACGATCGCAAAAAGGATAATACGTTCTTGGTCGGCATGAAGTCTTGCGAAATATATCTGGTGAACTTAAAAACGTTTCAAGTCACTCTAGTAGTCACCTGCCACACATCGACGGTCCACGATATAGCGTTTCCTCA CGGTATATCAGAAGTCTTCGCTACTGCCGGAGTCGGTGACATCCGAGTCTGGTGTTTAAAGACGTGTCAAGAGTTGCTACGGATCCAGGTCGCCAACTTCGCATGCTCGAGCGTTCTGTTCACGCACAACGGTAAAGCCATCGTTTCAGGTTGGGACGACGGATGTATCAGAGCATTTACTCCGCTCACTGGACAGTTGATGTATTGCATACTGAACACCCACAACAAAGGAACGACAGCCCTTGCAATAACATCCGATGGGAGGACCTTAATATCCGGAGGCTACGAAGGACAG GTGAGAGTTTGGCACATTGAAGCCGACAAACAATCGCTGAAGGCCGTTCTGAAGGAGCACAAATGCCCCGTGTCGGCGATTCAAGTCAACAATATCAACACGGAAGCGGTCAGTGCCGGAGCTGACGGGTCATGTATAATTTGGGATATAAT AAAACTTTGTCGACGGCAGATTATGTTTTCCAATACATTGTTCAGAGGAGTTTGCTATGAACCGACCGGATGTCAGATTATAACGGTGGGCACTGATCGAAGAGTCGCCTATTGGCAGACCAGCAGTGGTGTATTGTTGAGAGAG tTGGAAGCGTCAAATAATGGCGCTGTGAACGCTCTCCATATAAACAGTTCCGGAGAGTCTTTCGTGACCGGTGGAAATGATCAGATACTTAaa CTTTGGAAATATCACGAAGGCATATACACGCATATTGGAATCGGGCATTCGGGAGTTATATCGACGGCGAGCTTCTCTTACGACGGCAAGTATATCGTGAGCGCGAGCAGATCTGGCGACATCTTCGTGTGGAGGTGTCCTTCC GAGCATTCGTGCGTCATCAGCGTTCCGAACTCGGCGAAGAGTAAGAGAGAGTCGCCGAGGATACCGTTGAAGTTCAGTCCGCACAAGGAGGAGAATATATCGACGATAAACACGGCCCGAAGCAGCGTTATCGCCAACTGTCCGTGTACTTGTAAAGAGAAATCGCTCGATAAATCTAAACCAGGTAACTTTGCCGCTATTTCAGTATGTTGA
- the LOC143912883 gene encoding uncharacterized protein LOC143912883 codes for MDLKEFPMQCRLCLCFAPADSFVSIHVNPHPHLAKRIWTYCQIQVKKDDGLPDTICLSCNNNLELLISFRKVCLRSDGMSKMRLNSCLNIKPEEVLLEDLIWENEIDVHSPPNAYNASINGEMNKCELSTSALIDSKLKIHSIGNINSLKCSEKITSSDLKATQLNLFKCDICLKSFNQTVDLWTHKKTHTGDMLYTCDICMKTFAQRMYLINHIKTHTRLKLYKCDICLKSFTRKTYLIVHINTHTGLKPYKCDICLKSFVQKVFLTRHIKIHSGVKSHQCNICLKYFSQKAGLKTHKRIHSGEKMFKCNFCYKVFSHKYMLVRHERYHTGDMPYQCNICLKSFAQKTHLTSHEKRHTGEKPHKCDICFKSYFDKADLTTHMRSHTGEKPYECSICLKSFARKVYVVKHRKTHTGENHTKKKSTKT; via the exons ATGGACTTAAAAGAGTTTCCAATGCAGTGCAGATTATGCTTGTGTTTTGCTCCAGCAGACtctttcgtctccatccatgtAAATCCTCATCCACATTTGGCGAAACGCATTTGGACCTACTGTCAGATACAG GTCAAGAAAGATGACGGATTGCCGGATACGATATGTCTTTCGTGTaacaacaatctggaattgctcatCAGCTTTCGAAAAGTTTGTCTTCGAAGTGATGGAATGTCGAAGATGAGGCTTAACAGTTGTTTAAATATCAAACCGGAAGAAGTTTtactggaagatttaatatgggaaaatGAAATTGATGTTCATTCGCCACCAAACGCTTACAATGCCTCTATTAATGGCGAGATGAATAAATGTGAATTGAGTACCTCAGCATTAATTGATTCTAAGCTAAAAATCCATTCAATTGGAAATATAAATTCACTG aaatgcAGTGAAAAGATTACGTCGAGTGACCTGAAAGCAACACAGCTTAATcttttcaaatgtgatatttgtttaaaatcgtttaatcAAACAGTTGACCTCTGGACACATAAAAAAACGCATACTGGGGATATGCTATATACATGTGATATCTGTATGAAAACTTTCGCCCAAAGAATGTATCTCATTAATCACATTAAAACTCATACTAGATTAAAactatacaaatgtgacatttgcttaaaatcattcactagAAAAACTTATCTCATTGTACACATCAATACTCATACTGGATTGAAAccatacaagtgtgacatttgtttgaaatcgttTGTTCAAAAAGTTTTTCTCACTAGACACATTAAAATTCATTCTGGGGTAAAATCACACCAATGTAATAtttgcttaaaatattttagtcAAAAAGCTGGCCTTAAGACACATAAAAGAATTCATTCTGGGGAAAAGATgttcaaatgtaatttttgttaTAAAGTATTTTCTCATAAATATATGCTTGTCAGGCATGAAAGATACCATACTGGTGATATGCCATAccaatgtaacatttgtttgaaatcatttgctCAAAAAACTCATCTTACAAGCCACGAAAAACGCCATACTGGagaaaaaccacacaaatgtgatatttgtttcaaatcatattttgacaaaGCTGACCTTACAACACATATGAGATCTCATACCGGGGAAAAACCATATGAATGtagcatttgtttaaaatcattcgctCGAAAAGTTTATGTCGTCAAACACCGTAaaactcatactggggaaaatcataccaaaaaaaaatcaaccaaaaCGTGA
- the Atg12 gene encoding autophagy-related 12 isoform X1: MSEDNPADESLPADVSLGVGLMSLDSNQDTPRSDSNGGTVVKTDKLKIDILLKATGNAPIMKKKKWAVDAEKPIGWIMEFVKKYLKLDANEKLFLYVNQTFAPSPDQIVRNLYECFGTDGKLILHYCKSQAWG; this comes from the exons ATGAGTGAAGATAATCCAGCCGATGAGAGTTTACCTGCAGACGTATCGCTTGGCGTCGGTCTCATGTCCTTGGATTCCAACCAGGACACACCTAGATCTGATTCCAACGGTGGAACCGTAGTCAAGACTGATAAACTTAAAA TTGATATACTGCTGAAGGCGACTGGAAATGCCCCAAtaatgaagaagaaaaaatGGGCCGTTGACGCCGAGAAACCCATCGGATGGATAATGGAATTCGTCAAGAAATATTTGAAACTAGACGCTAACGAAAAATTG tttTTATACGTGAATCAAACGTTTGCACCATCTCCGGATCAGATCGTGAGGAATCTGTACGAGTGCTTCGGAACCGACGGGAAATTAATTCTTCACTATTGCAAGAGTCAAGCGTGGGGATGA